From bacterium:
GCCCGCGTCCGCCTTCTCCCGGTCCTTGAACCAGAAGCCGATCAGCAGGTAGCTGCACAGGCCGACGCCCTCCCAGCCCACGAACATGAGCGGGAAGTTGGCCGCCAGCACCAGGACCAGCATGAAGAAGACGAACAGGTTGAGGTACGCGAAGTACCGGGCGTACCCCGGATCCTCCCGCATGTACCCGATGCTGAACACGTGGATCAGCGAGCCGACGCCGGTGACGATCAGCGCCATCAGCATCGAGAGCTGATCGAACTGGAGCGCGACGTCGATCTGGAGCGCGCCCACCGGCATCCAGGACCAGTAGGGCAGGATCACGGGGTCGTGCAGGTCCGCCCCGAGCATGCGGACGAAGTTCAGCACGGCCAGCACGAAGGCCAGGGCGAGGACGCCCGGCCCCACCAGGGTGGGGATCTCCTTGCGCTCGGGCGCAAGGAAGGCGGTCGCTCCGTTGACCGCGAAGCCGAGGAGCGGTAGGAGGACGATCGCCCAGGGCAGGATCGGCTCGAACGTCACGCTACCACCGCAGCAGGTTGAAGTTCTTGATGTCCACCGTCTCGGTGTGGCGGAAGATCGAAATGATGATCGCCAGGCCGACTGCCGCTTCCGCCGCCGCCACCGTCATCACGAAGAAGACGAAGACCTGTCCCTCGATCCCGACCGCGCGCGAGAACGCGACGAACGCGAGGTTCACGGCGTTGAGCATGAGCTCGATGCACATGAACAGGATGATCGCGTTGCGCCGGATCACCACGCCGAGCACGCCGATCGAGAACAGGATCGCCGAGAGGATGAGCGATTCCGTGACCACCGGTCACACCCTCCGTTTCGCCAACAGCACCGCCCCCACGATCGCCACGAGGAGCAGGATCGACGTGAGCTCGAACGGCACCATGTAGCTGCGGAACATCGGCACGGCCACGGCCCCCACCGCGTTGAACTCCCGCAACGCGGTCTCGATCAGGATCGAGCCGCCCATGTCCGTCACCGCATCGTCGGCCCGCAGCGCCCGCATGACGGCGTAGCCGCCGAGCCCGGCGACGATCGAGCCGGCCGCGATCCAGCCGAACTCCCTGAGGTCACGCTGATAGTCGTGCCCCAGGTTGAGCAGCATGATCACGAACAGGAACAGCACCATGATCGCGCCGGCATACACGATGATCTGGATGGCCGCGATGAAGTGGGCCTCCAGCAGCACGTAGATCGCCGCGAGGCTGAACAGGCTCGAGACCAGCGAGAGCAGACTCGCGATCGGCGTGCGGCCGAGGACCATCCCCAGCGCACCGCCGAGGGCCAGCGCGGCGAACAGGTAGAAGAGGAGCGTCGTCATTCCGAGAGCGGGTCCTCCGGATCCCACAAGAGCGTGAACTCGTGGTCCTGCGCCATCAGGCGGTCGAGGTCGTAGACGAATCGTTCACGCGTGAACTCGGCGTTCTCGTAGTCACGGCCCACGTGGATCGCCTCGACCGGGCAGACCTCCTGGCACATGCCACAGAAGATGCACCGGAACTCATCGATCTCATAGACGACCGGGTACCGGTTCCCCTGGTCGTCCTCGCCAGGCACCAGACGGATGCAGTTCGCCGGGCAGATGGTCGGACAGAGCCCGCAGGCGACGCACTTCGGCCGCCCGTCCGCGTGCACGGCCATGCGGTGCGTGCCACGCCACCGGGGCGACAGATCCGCCTTCTCGTCGGGGTACTGCAGCGTGACCTTCCGCGGATTCACCAGGTGCTTGAAGGTCAGCGCCATCCCCTTGAGCGTCGCCCGCAGGTAGGACGTCGTGCCCTCGGGACGCTTCACCGTCTTCACGCCGATCGCCACGGCACCTCCTCCTGGCTCGGCTCAGGTGCTCTGTGCATGGACGTAACCCGCCACGCCCGCGGCCGGCTCGGGCTGCGGCGCGGGCTGGACGACGCGCCGGCCGACCGGGACCCGCCGCGGGACGTACGCGCCGCCGATGACGCGGTCGCGGTCGATGATCCACAGGAACACGGCGGTCGCGACCAGGCTCACGCCGGTCAGGACCAGACCGTAGAGGGTCCCGTACTCGAGCCCCAGGCGATCCAGCACCAAGATGGTGGTCCCGATGAGCCCGATGTACGCCAGGGCCGTGGGGAGCAGCACCTTCCAGCCGAGGTGCATCACCTGGTCGTAGCGGAACCGGGGCAGCGTCCAGCGGACCCACATGTAGACGCACACGAAGAACAGCGTCTTGGCCGCGAAGACCAGGCCCGTGAGCAGCGTCTTCCACACCGCCGGCTCTGCGCCCTGCACCACTCCCGGCGCCACGACCACCATGTCATCGAACTTGACGAACGGGATGTCCCAGCCGCCGAGGAACAGCGTGGCCATGAGCGCCGAGGCGGTCAGGACGTGCGAGTACTCGGCGATGAAGAACATACTGAACTTCATGGCCGAGTACTCGGTGTGGTACCCGGTGACCAGCTCGGATTCGGCCTCTGCCAGGTCGAACGGCAGCCGGTTCGTCTCCGCGAAGGCGGAGATCACGAAGAGGAAGAACGAGAGGCCCAGCGGCAGGGCCAGCCAGAGCCCGATCTCGCCCTGTTGCGTCCAGACGACCTGCGTGAGCGTCACATTGCCCACCAGCATGAAGACCGGGACCAGGCTGAGCCCGAGGGAGACCTCGTAGCTGACCATCTGGGCGCTGGCCCGGAGACCGCCCAGGAACGCGTACTTGTTGTTGGACGCCCAGCCGGCCATCACCACGCCGTACACGCCCATGCTGGACAGGGCCATGATGAAGAGGATGCCGATCGGGAGGTCGGCCACGACCATCTCGACCAGGCCCCACGGCGTGGGCAGCGGCGCGGCGAACGGCACGACCGCGAAGGTCATGAGCGCCGGGAAGATGGCGAGCGCCGGCGCCAGGATGAAGTAGAGCCGTGACACCTGCCCGGGGCTCGACTCCTCCTTGAGGAGGTTCTTCAGGCCGTCGGCGAGCGGCTGGAGCAGGCCGAAGGGGCCGACGCGGTTGGGGCCCAGCCGGTCCTGGATCCAGGCGGCGAGCCGCCGCTCGAGCCACGTGAACATCGCCACCGCCACCATGACGATGGTGAACACGGCGACGACCTTGATCGCCGAGGCGATGACGAACCCGGTGCGTGAGAGCGCGCCGATCTCGTGCATGCCCTTACACCCCCGCCGCGATCTTGATCGGTTCGTTGATGAGCGCGCCCCGCGAGCCGATCACCTCGTAGCTGAGGCCGCCGAGCTCGGGGTGCAGCTCCGCCAGCCGGAGGAACGCATCGGCCGCGCTCGCGGGGGCGGGCGCGTCGTCGAGGCCGGCGAGGATCACCCCGAGCACCTGCCACGCGGGTCGGGCCTGCTGCGGCGCCTTCAGCGCCGGCCAGAAGCGCTGGACCCGGCCCTCGTGATTGGTGAACGTGCCCTCCTGCTCTGCGAAGGTGGACACCGGCAGGACGAAGTGCGCGTTGCGGGCAGCGGCGCAGTCGTACGCGCCCAGGTAGACGAACAGGTCTGCATCGGCGCCGAAGCCCGCCGGCGCGTCCGCCAGCTCATCGCCGAGGACGATCAGCACGTCGCCCGCGGTGGTCTCCGGCAACCCGCCCCGGCCCGCATCGTCCCCCGTGCGGACGAAGCCGAACAGCTCGAGGCCGCGCACGTTGGCCGCGAGGTCGCGCCTCCGCGCCAGCCGCGGGTAGCCCGGGCAGACATCCTCGTCCTCCGCCCGCGGGCTGCGGTACAGCGCCTCCCCGCCACCCAGGACGGCCAGTAGCCGGGCGAGCAGGCCGACGTCTTCGTTGGCGTGGAACGGCGAGCCGATCACGCGCACGCGCCCGCGCCAGTCGCGGGCCTTCAGCCGCTGCACCAGCGCGATGGCCACGTCCTGCCAGCCCGCCGGCGCCAACTCGCCAGCGGCGTTCCGCATCATGGGCGAGGCCAGCCGGTCCGCGCGGTTCATCCACTCGTACCGCAGCCGGCCGTAGTCGCACATCCAGAACGAGTTCGTCTCCGGGTTGGCGCGGGGCTTGAGCCGCATGACGAGGTTGTCCCGCGTCTCGATCCGGATGTTGCAGCCCTGCGAACAGTTGGGGCAGATGGACGGCGTGCGGTCCAGGTCCCACGCGCGCGCCTTGTGCAGGAAGTCCTTCGAGATCAGCGCGCCGACCGGGCAGATGTCCACGATGTTCCCCGCCCAGTTCGAATCGGCGAGACCCTGCTCGAAGAACGTGTCGATGACCGAGCGGTGGCCACGCTGCACCACACACAGTGCGTCCTGGCCCGCGATCTCGCGCATGAAGCGCACGCAACGCGTGCACATGATGCAGCGGCTGCCCTCGTAGAGGATGTCGCCGCCGAAGTCGTCGCGGCCGATGACGCGCTTCTCCTCGACGAACCGCCCGTGCTTCGGCCCTTCCTGCGCCACGTAATCCTGGAGCTTGCACTCGCCCGCCTGGTCGCAGATCGGGCAATCCAACGGGTGGTTGATCAGATAGAACTCGAGGACGCCCTCGCGCGCCTTCTTCGCCTTGGGGCTGTCCGTATGGATGACCTGCCCGTCGGCGACCGTCGTCACGCAGGCCGGCTGGAGCTTGGGCATCCCTTCGATCTCGACGAGGCACATCCGGCACATGGCCGGCGCCGAGAGACCCGGGTGGTAGCAATAGTGCGGGATGCCGACACCGGCGCGCTCAGCGGCTTCGATGATGCGCGTCCCCTTGGGAACTTCGACCTGCCGGCCGTTGATCGTGCAGGTGACCGTATCCTTCTGTTCGCTCGTCATTCGCGTCCTTCGCGCCTTGGCTCGCCTCCCCGGGGGAGGCGAGGCTTTGTCGCCGGATCCTCGACGCCGGCTAGACGGCCACCGCGGCGGCGGGGCACACGCCGTCGCGGATGTGGGCGAGGTACTCCTCGCGGAACTTCCGGATCGAGCTGGCAACGGGTGCCGCCGCCGAGTCGCTGAGCACGCAGATCGTGGTGCCCGTCATGTTCTGCCCGATGTCGAGCAGCAGGTCCAGGTCCTCTTCCCTGCCCTCGCCTCGCTCGATCCGGCGGAGGATCTTCGCCAGCCACGCGGTCCCCTCGCGGCAGGGCGTGCACTGGCCGCAGGACTCGTGGGCGTAGAACTCCACGATCCTCCGGACCTGCTTCACGATGCAGGTCCTGTCGTCCATCACGATCACGGACGCCGTGCCCAGCATGCTGCCGGCCTTGGCCACCCCTTCGTAGTCCATCGGGATGTCGATCTCGTCCGCGGTGAGGATCGGCACCGAGCTGCCGCCCGGGATCACCGCCTTGAGCGAGCGCCCGTCGCGGATCCCGCCGCAGACGTCGTAGATCAGCTCCTTCAGGTTGAAGCCCAGGGGCAGCTCGAAGTTGCCGCGGCGGACGACGTGCCCCGACACGTTGAACAGCTTGGTGCCCGGGCTCTTCTCCGTGCCGAACGAGCGGTACCACTCGGCGCCGTTCTTGATGATGTGCGGCACGGAAGAGATCGTCTCGACGTTGTTGATCGTCGTGGGCATGCCGAAGGCGCCGACGGCCGCGGGGAACGGCGGCTTGATGCGGGGCTGGCCGCGGCGGCCCTCCAGGGAGTTCATGAGAGCCGTCTCTTCGCCGCAGATGTAGGCGCCCGCCCCGCAGTGGAGCGTGATGTCGATGTCGACGCCGGAGCCGAGGATGTTCTTGCCCGCCAGGCCGGCCGCGTACGCTTCCTCGATGGCTCGGGCCAGGATCTGGGCCGGCTCGAAGAACTCGCCGCGGATGTAGATGTAGACGTGCTGCGCGCGGATCGCGTAGGCGCCGATCAGCGCGCCCTCGATCACCTGGTGCGGCGTCCAGCGGATGAGCTCACGGTCCTTGAACGCGCCCGGCTCCGACTCGTCGGCGTTGATGAGCAGGTAGTGCGGCTTGCCGTCGTCTTTGGGCATGAAGCTCCACTTGACGCCGGTCGGGAAGCCGGCGCCGCCACGGCCGCGCAGCCCGCTCTGCTTGACCACCTCGATGACCTCGTCGCGGGCCATGCCGAGCGCCTTCTCCAGCGCCTGGTAGCCGCCCCGCTCCTTCCAGCCCGCCAGCGTCCGGGCCCGGGGGTCGCCGAACGCCTCGCTGAGAATGCGCGTCTCGCGTTCGTGCCGGTACGGATACGCCATGGCCTACTCCTCGCCTCCGTCCAGCGAGGCCAGGATCGCCGGGACATCGTCCGGCGTCACGTTCTCGTAGTAGCGGTCGTTGATCTGGACGACCGTCGGGAACCCGCAGGCACCCAGGCACTCCGCCTCGACCACCGTGAACCGCCCGTCCTCGCTGATCTCGCCCGGCTCGGTCCCCGTGTGGGCGAGGAACGCGGCGAAGACCTCGTCGGCGCCGCACAGGTTGCAGCACACGTTGGTGCAGACCTGGATCAGGTACCGCCCCACCGGCGCCTTGTTGTACATCGTGTAGAACGTGGCGACGCCGCGGACGTACGCCGGGGACAGGTCCAGCGCCCTCGCGACCTCTTCCATCGTCTCCGGCGAGAGGTGCCCGCGGATCTCCTGCGCCATGGCCAGGACCGGGAGCAGCGCCGCCCGCTTCTCCGGATACCGCGAGAGGATCTTGTTGAACCGCTCCCGGTACGGACCCTGGAACAGCGGAGCATCCGGATCGCGTTCCGCCTTCTGGTACGGCAGCGTGCCCGCGACGCTGGGGTGCCCGCCGTCCAGCGGCCGCTTGCCCACGTAATCGGTGCCGCGGAT
This genomic window contains:
- a CDS encoding NADH-quinone oxidoreductase subunit NuoK; this translates as MVTESLILSAILFSIGVLGVVIRRNAIILFMCIELMLNAVNLAFVAFSRAVGIEGQVFVFFVMTVAAAEAAVGLAIIISIFRHTETVDIKNFNLLRW
- a CDS encoding NADH-quinone oxidoreductase subunit J encodes the protein MTTLLFYLFAALALGGALGMVLGRTPIASLLSLVSSLFSLAAIYVLLEAHFIAAIQIIVYAGAIMVLFLFVIMLLNLGHDYQRDLREFGWIAAGSIVAGLGGYAVMRALRADDAVTDMGGSILIETALREFNAVGAVAVPMFRSYMVPFELTSILLLVAIVGAVLLAKRRV
- a CDS encoding NADH-quinone oxidoreductase subunit I produces the protein MALTFKHLVNPRKVTLQYPDEKADLSPRWRGTHRMAVHADGRPKCVACGLCPTICPANCIRLVPGEDDQGNRYPVVYEIDEFRCIFCGMCQEVCPVEAIHVGRDYENAEFTRERFVYDLDRLMAQDHEFTLLWDPEDPLSE
- a CDS encoding NADH-quinone oxidoreductase subunit NuoH codes for the protein MHEIGALSRTGFVIASAIKVVAVFTIVMVAVAMFTWLERRLAAWIQDRLGPNRVGPFGLLQPLADGLKNLLKEESSPGQVSRLYFILAPALAIFPALMTFAVVPFAAPLPTPWGLVEMVVADLPIGILFIMALSSMGVYGVVMAGWASNNKYAFLGGLRASAQMVSYEVSLGLSLVPVFMLVGNVTLTQVVWTQQGEIGLWLALPLGLSFFLFVISAFAETNRLPFDLAEAESELVTGYHTEYSAMKFSMFFIAEYSHVLTASALMATLFLGGWDIPFVKFDDMVVVAPGVVQGAEPAVWKTLLTGLVFAAKTLFFVCVYMWVRWTLPRFRYDQVMHLGWKVLLPTALAYIGLIGTTILVLDRLGLEYGTLYGLVLTGVSLVATAVFLWIIDRDRVIGGAYVPRRVPVGRRVVQPAPQPEPAAGVAGYVHAQST
- a CDS encoding NADH-quinone oxidoreductase subunit F (part of NADH-ubiquinone oxidoreductase complex I; shuttles electrons from NADH, via FMN and iron-sulfur (Fe-S) centers, to quinones in the respiratory chain; NuoF is part of the soluble NADH dehydrogenase fragment, which represents the electron input part of NADH dehydrogenase), which codes for MAYPYRHERETRILSEAFGDPRARTLAGWKERGGYQALEKALGMARDEVIEVVKQSGLRGRGGAGFPTGVKWSFMPKDDGKPHYLLINADESEPGAFKDRELIRWTPHQVIEGALIGAYAIRAQHVYIYIRGEFFEPAQILARAIEEAYAAGLAGKNILGSGVDIDITLHCGAGAYICGEETALMNSLEGRRGQPRIKPPFPAAVGAFGMPTTINNVETISSVPHIIKNGAEWYRSFGTEKSPGTKLFNVSGHVVRRGNFELPLGFNLKELIYDVCGGIRDGRSLKAVIPGGSSVPILTADEIDIPMDYEGVAKAGSMLGTASVIVMDDRTCIVKQVRRIVEFYAHESCGQCTPCREGTAWLAKILRRIERGEGREEDLDLLLDIGQNMTGTTICVLSDSAAAPVASSIRKFREEYLAHIRDGVCPAAAVAV
- a CDS encoding NAD(P)H-dependent oxidoreductase subunit E; this translates as MATDSKQIRNPGWAGETGEFTHLTEADIRGTDYVGKRPLDGGHPSVAGTLPYQKAERDPDAPLFQGPYRERFNKILSRYPEKRAALLPVLAMAQEIRGHLSPETMEEVARALDLSPAYVRGVATFYTMYNKAPVGRYLIQVCTNVCCNLCGADEVFAAFLAHTGTEPGEISEDGRFTVVEAECLGACGFPTVVQINDRYYENVTPDDVPAILASLDGGEE